One Nitrospira sp. DNA window includes the following coding sequences:
- a CDS encoding Gliding motility-associated ABC transporter substrate-binding protein GldG, which translates to MEMSRNPLPIGAVGAGLAVAGLIAYSLVPEKLWLVTLLEGSALACLIWFFVTRFERLKKLSAQRSTRMGANSALMVALFVAILAIINFLAARHSVRWDFSENQNYTLAPETHRVLRGLTRDVNVTVFTREKDPGYQAYKERFDSYRQASPKLTVQFIDPERQPKVAQNYGITRTDIAIFESGPQSVRITSPAEVEITGALLRVSRDSKKRLVFLEGHGERSLEDKDRGGLAMTKEVLQKQGYDIGTVTLLQESAVPENTDVLIIAGPRRAVTQEEQERIRTYVAKGGHLMVLVDPDTQANIDDLLGTWGLELGRGVLVDLQDRLAQGDLTALLVRTFTDHEITHELTAAVLFPLARHLVFHEDKGKDWDYVPLARTSPRSWAETDIKGRVVSYNEKEDIQGPLALAAALTPKQAPDEGKPRPALIIVGNSAFASNSFINFPGNSDFFQRSIGWLTEERDLISLTPKDPALRPFVPNPLQERILLYVQVIFLPAMTFLSGLLVWRKRRRL; encoded by the coding sequence ATGGAAATGAGTCGCAACCCCCTGCCCATCGGAGCCGTCGGGGCCGGCCTGGCCGTGGCGGGATTGATCGCCTATTCCTTGGTACCGGAGAAACTCTGGCTCGTCACGCTCTTGGAAGGGTCGGCGCTGGCCTGCCTCATCTGGTTTTTTGTTACCCGTTTCGAGCGCCTGAAAAAACTTTCCGCACAACGGTCCACCCGCATGGGAGCAAACAGCGCCCTCATGGTGGCGCTCTTTGTCGCCATTCTGGCCATCATCAATTTCCTCGCCGCTCGCCATTCCGTCCGCTGGGATTTCTCGGAAAACCAGAACTACACGCTGGCGCCGGAAACCCATCGCGTCCTTCGCGGCTTGACCAGAGACGTCAACGTCACCGTCTTCACCAGGGAGAAGGACCCGGGGTATCAAGCCTACAAGGAACGGTTCGATAGTTACCGACAGGCCAGTCCCAAACTGACCGTCCAGTTCATCGATCCCGAACGCCAGCCGAAGGTGGCGCAGAATTACGGCATCACCAGGACCGACATCGCCATCTTCGAAAGCGGTCCGCAGTCGGTTCGCATCACGTCGCCGGCCGAAGTGGAAATCACGGGCGCCCTGCTCCGCGTCTCCAGAGACAGCAAGAAGCGGCTCGTGTTTTTGGAAGGCCATGGAGAACGGAGCCTGGAAGATAAAGACCGGGGCGGGCTCGCGATGACGAAAGAAGTGCTGCAAAAACAGGGCTACGACATCGGCACCGTCACCCTGCTCCAGGAATCCGCTGTGCCGGAGAACACCGACGTGCTGATCATTGCTGGGCCGCGTCGCGCGGTGACCCAGGAAGAACAGGAACGGATTCGGACCTATGTCGCCAAGGGCGGACACCTCATGGTGCTGGTCGATCCGGATACGCAAGCCAATATCGATGATCTCCTGGGCACCTGGGGGCTGGAATTGGGACGCGGCGTTCTAGTCGACCTGCAGGACCGGCTGGCGCAAGGCGATCTGACCGCTCTCTTGGTCCGAACATTTACAGACCACGAAATTACGCATGAACTGACCGCCGCCGTGTTGTTTCCCTTGGCCCGCCACCTGGTCTTCCACGAGGACAAGGGAAAAGACTGGGACTATGTGCCCCTCGCCCGCACATCGCCGCGCAGCTGGGCCGAGACCGATATCAAGGGGCGGGTCGTGAGTTACAACGAGAAGGAAGACATCCAGGGCCCCCTGGCGCTGGCAGCGGCCTTGACTCCGAAACAGGCCCCCGACGAAGGAAAACCCAGGCCCGCGCTCATCATCGTCGGCAACTCCGCCTTTGCCAGCAACAGCTTCATCAATTTCCCCGGCAACAGTGATTTTTTTCAACGTTCGATCGGTTGGCTCACGGAAGAGCGAGATCTCATTTCCCTCACGCCCAAAGATCCGGCGCTCCGCCCCTTCGTCCCCAACCCGCTGCAAGAACGCATCCTGCTCTACGTCCAAGTCATCTTCCTTCCGGCCATGACTTTCCTCTCCGGCCTCCTGGTCTGGCGGAAACGGCGCCGCCTGTAA
- a CDS encoding Gliding motility-associated ABC transporter permease protein GldF yields the protein MAPVQALIAKELRSSFVSPIVYVVGGVFLLTFGFLAYLYIVFTGAQAIQLMQMQGGMAQINLNDLVFRNLFASMRFVLLLILPILTMRLLAEERKLRTFEFLMTAPVRTTDIIVGKFMSVYLVFLGMLLVTTLVPLTLALFSDFDWYPVLTGYLGLALLGGFFLAVGLFASSITENQIVAAFTSFGLLLMCWLLAGLGALLGDTPAGNVVSYLSFMEHFDHLVRGLVDTKDLVYYISGTVLMLFLAHRIVDSSRWK from the coding sequence ATGGCACCTGTTCAAGCCCTCATCGCGAAGGAACTGCGTTCCTCTTTCGTCTCGCCGATCGTCTACGTGGTCGGCGGAGTCTTCCTGCTGACCTTCGGCTTCCTGGCATACCTCTATATCGTCTTCACCGGAGCCCAAGCCATCCAGTTGATGCAAATGCAGGGCGGCATGGCGCAGATCAACCTGAACGACCTCGTCTTCCGCAACCTCTTTGCCAGCATGCGGTTCGTCCTGTTGCTGATTCTCCCCATCTTGACCATGCGCCTGCTGGCCGAGGAACGGAAGCTCCGCACCTTCGAATTTCTCATGACCGCCCCGGTGCGGACCACCGACATTATCGTCGGGAAATTCATGAGCGTCTATCTCGTGTTTCTCGGGATGCTCCTCGTGACCACCTTGGTCCCGCTCACGCTGGCGCTCTTCAGCGATTTCGACTGGTATCCGGTCCTCACCGGCTACCTCGGCTTGGCGCTGCTCGGAGGGTTCTTTCTCGCCGTAGGCCTCTTCGCCTCATCCATCACGGAAAATCAAATCGTGGCCGCCTTCACCAGCTTCGGCCTGCTCCTGATGTGCTGGCTCCTGGCCGGGCTCGGCGCGCTCCTGGGTGATACGCCGGCCGGCAATGTGGTGTCGTATTTATCGTTCATGGAACACTTCGACCATTTGGTGCGCGGCCTGGTCGATACGAAAGACCTGGTCTATTACATCAGCGGAACCGTCCTGATGTTGTTCCTCGCCCACCGGATCGTGGATTCGTCGCGATGGAAATGA
- a CDS encoding Gliding motility-associated ABC transporter ATP-binding protein GldA, whose amino-acid sequence MIDVRNITKRYGNLTAIDRVTFRVEKGEVLAFLGPNGAGKTTTMRILTCFMPATEGSAQVAGFDCADQPEAVKQRIGYLPETPPVYQELTVFEYLSFVGRLRGLSGAELKAGMDRVVERLSLGSVRQRLIANLSRGYRQRVGLAQALIHDPPVLILDEPTVGLDPKQIIEIRELIKSLAGSHSVILSTHILPEATAVCQRVVIINGGRIVAEDTPDQLSARLRRSEKISITLKAPPSDAFDRFREVAGVEHVLATADPGTFLIECALGRDIREEVARFAVGQDWGLLEMKPVSMTLEDVFLRLTQHEDSLSLPNGTTNNTD is encoded by the coding sequence ATGATCGACGTTCGCAACATCACCAAACGGTATGGAAACCTCACCGCGATCGATCGCGTCACCTTTCGGGTCGAGAAAGGCGAGGTCCTGGCATTTCTCGGTCCGAACGGCGCGGGAAAAACCACGACCATGCGCATCCTCACCTGCTTCATGCCGGCGACGGAAGGGTCGGCACAGGTGGCAGGGTTCGATTGCGCGGATCAACCGGAAGCGGTGAAGCAACGAATCGGCTATCTGCCTGAAACGCCGCCGGTCTATCAGGAGCTCACGGTCTTCGAATATCTCTCCTTCGTAGGCAGGCTCCGCGGGCTCAGCGGCGCGGAGCTGAAGGCCGGCATGGATCGTGTGGTTGAGCGGCTCTCCCTGGGATCGGTCCGTCAGCGGCTCATCGCCAACCTGTCGCGCGGCTATCGCCAGCGGGTCGGCCTTGCTCAAGCGTTGATCCACGATCCACCTGTCTTGATTTTGGACGAGCCCACGGTCGGCCTCGACCCGAAACAAATCATCGAAATCAGGGAATTGATCAAGAGCCTGGCCGGCTCACACTCGGTCATCTTGAGTACGCACATCCTGCCGGAAGCGACCGCCGTCTGTCAGCGCGTGGTCATCATCAACGGCGGGCGCATCGTCGCCGAAGATACGCCGGACCAACTGTCGGCACGGTTGCGGCGGTCGGAAAAAATCAGCATCACCCTCAAGGCGCCTCCATCCGACGCGTTCGACCGATTCCGCGAGGTCGCGGGGGTGGAACATGTGTTGGCGACCGCCGATCCCGGCACCTTCCTCATCGAATGTGCGTTGGGCAGGGATATCCGGGAAGAGGTGGCACGTTTTGCCGTCGGACAGGACTGGGGCCTGCTGGAAATGAAACCGGTCTCCATGACCCTGGAAGACGTCTTCCTCCGGCTGACGCAACATGAAGACAGCCTGTCCCTGCCGAATGGGACCACCAACAACACTGACTGA
- a CDS encoding Septum-associated rare lipoprotein A: protein MEKNFQHSSQRKTGYALLPVAGCLLLNACAVLPKGELPLDLGIKDRGVASWYGKEFHGKFAANGEVFDMEAYTAAHRKLPLGSMVRVVNLNNGKSVQVRINDRGPYVAGRMLDLSHAAARELGMVEAGTTAVQIEVIGDHRPVAPVPSTAIPVVAGMLLNVNGRAARQHSRPEEVFEVPASPVRMMPQEAIYVRRERRIGSMLAADHTAHNTVPVLVVS from the coding sequence ATGGAAAAGAATTTCCAGCACTCGTCTCAGCGCAAGACCGGATACGCTCTTCTTCCCGTGGCAGGCTGCCTCCTGTTGAACGCCTGCGCCGTCCTGCCGAAAGGTGAACTTCCTCTCGACCTCGGCATCAAGGATCGTGGAGTTGCCTCATGGTATGGCAAGGAGTTCCATGGAAAATTCGCGGCGAACGGGGAAGTGTTCGATATGGAGGCCTATACGGCTGCGCATCGTAAGTTGCCGCTGGGAAGTATGGTTCGTGTGGTGAATTTGAACAATGGGAAGTCTGTTCAAGTGCGGATCAATGATCGAGGCCCTTATGTAGCAGGCAGGATGCTGGACCTTTCGCACGCCGCAGCCAGGGAACTGGGGATGGTTGAAGCAGGGACCACGGCAGTGCAGATAGAGGTGATCGGAGACCATCGCCCGGTCGCGCCGGTTCCCTCTACGGCGATCCCCGTGGTGGCGGGAATGTTGTTGAATGTGAATGGGCGCGCAGCGAGACAGCACAGTCGTCCGGAAGAAGTCTTTGAAGTCCCTGCAAGTCCCGTCCGAATGATGCCTCAGGAAGCCATATACGTGCGGCGTGAACGTCGTATCGGCAGCATGCTGGCAGCCGACCATACGGCCCACAATACTGTTCCGGTACTGGTCGTCTCTTAG
- a CDS encoding Peptidase C14, caspase catalytic subunit p20: MEQAAEKKEPVQDSSPADPIADEALTDQVSDQLAASSDVSTEAQALTDPAQEVALEEEQVKDEIDIQIDLLKDPDWVVRREAAITLGEMGDERCVEPLAAALRDGDWQVREVAIEGLGQIGSPAVEVLLKLLRDWDVRKSAIMALGKIRDERVLEPLMQQLRNDEFMEDATDALVNLGEPSLPGLIKALKDKEELVRKQAVIALGRIKSPEAIDPLIEMLQHKDWFTRLTAAAALEAIGDERGREAIKPLLKDNDMVVKMRVERILAKWKKQPATV, encoded by the coding sequence ATGGAACAAGCCGCTGAAAAAAAAGAACCGGTGCAGGATTCTTCCCCTGCGGACCCTATTGCTGATGAAGCCCTGACGGACCAGGTTTCGGATCAACTTGCCGCGTCATCGGATGTTTCGACCGAAGCTCAGGCCCTCACCGACCCGGCACAGGAAGTGGCTCTTGAAGAAGAGCAGGTGAAGGATGAGATCGATATCCAAATCGATCTCCTCAAGGATCCCGATTGGGTGGTCAGGCGGGAAGCCGCGATTACGTTGGGAGAAATGGGGGACGAGCGATGCGTCGAACCACTCGCCGCAGCGCTTCGTGACGGAGATTGGCAGGTCCGAGAGGTTGCGATCGAGGGGCTTGGGCAGATCGGGTCTCCCGCCGTCGAGGTGCTTCTCAAACTGCTTCGCGATTGGGACGTGCGGAAATCAGCAATCATGGCGCTGGGAAAGATTCGTGATGAACGGGTGCTGGAGCCGCTGATGCAGCAGCTTCGGAACGATGAGTTCATGGAAGACGCCACAGATGCGTTGGTCAATCTTGGCGAGCCGTCCCTGCCCGGCCTCATCAAGGCATTAAAAGACAAAGAAGAACTGGTGCGGAAACAAGCGGTGATTGCCCTGGGGCGGATCAAGTCACCTGAGGCGATCGACCCCTTGATCGAGATGTTGCAACATAAGGACTGGTTTACCAGGTTGACGGCTGCAGCGGCTCTTGAAGCCATCGGTGATGAGCGGGGTCGCGAAGCGATCAAGCCGCTCTTGAAGGACAACGATATGGTGGTGAAGATGCGGGTCGAGCGAATCCTCGCCAAGTGGAAGAAACAGCCGGCGACGGTTTGA
- a CDS encoding Glycogen phosphorylase has translation MQAPDHIQPPHETVPQNLQRLGELARNLWWSWNPAARQLFESIDPTLWFLTHHNPVQLLSGVKPERLITLASDPNFVRQYSAVLRAYDEYLSDKKTWAATEFPSLQQSPIAYFSAEFGLHISIPIYSGGLGILAGDHCKEASDLGIPLVGIGFMYPQGYFKQRINPEGWQEATYAPFNRQDSPIQQAMTPTGSPCSIKVDIGPRQVTVLVWQVRAGRMSLFLIDTDVPENTPEDRALSARLYGGDQETRLCQEFLLGIGGVRVLRALGMNPAVWHCNEGHSAFLTVERIRELVAAGHSHAEASELVRHSTVFTTHTPVPAGHDIFPFHLMDRYFSNYWGQLGLSREEFLRLGETPDSRGHGFNMTALAMRLSAHVNGVSREHGRVSRQMWQHLWPGLAEDLVPIRSLTNGIHAPTWISPESNSLYAKYLSPEWAERIDDPTIWQRVTDLPDDELWDVRQTTRRKLMRFIRERARDGWIRGHLQPMQAIARGTLLDPEALTIGFARRFATYKRATLLFRDLERLKQLLHNRWRPVQIVFAGKAHPADEPGRYFIHEVLNFCNDHKLGGHIAFLEDYDMHMAKYLVQGVDVWLNTPRAPLEASGTSGQKAALNGVINLSVLDGWWSEGYNGANGWGIQPLPEGSDTQAQDAHDAEQLFRLLEEEVVPLFYQRDLDGIPRGWLQIVKESIKTIAPRFCTKRMVKEYMEQMYAPATTRTPNKW, from the coding sequence GTGCAAGCACCCGATCACATACAGCCACCTCATGAAACCGTTCCGCAGAACCTGCAGCGACTTGGTGAACTGGCCCGCAATCTCTGGTGGAGTTGGAACCCGGCGGCAAGGCAACTGTTCGAGTCCATCGACCCGACCCTCTGGTTTCTGACCCATCACAATCCCGTACAGCTGCTCTCCGGCGTGAAACCGGAGCGCCTCATCACGTTGGCGAGCGATCCGAATTTCGTACGCCAATATTCCGCCGTTCTGCGCGCCTACGATGAATATCTGAGCGACAAGAAAACCTGGGCGGCCACGGAATTCCCCTCGCTCCAACAGTCCCCCATCGCCTATTTCTCCGCCGAATTCGGACTCCATATTTCGATCCCCATCTACAGCGGAGGACTCGGCATTCTGGCCGGAGACCACTGCAAGGAGGCCAGTGATCTGGGGATTCCTCTCGTGGGCATCGGCTTTATGTATCCGCAAGGGTATTTCAAACAGCGGATCAACCCGGAGGGCTGGCAAGAAGCCACCTATGCGCCGTTCAATCGGCAGGATTCACCCATTCAGCAGGCCATGACCCCGACCGGCAGCCCCTGCTCCATCAAAGTGGACATCGGCCCCCGTCAGGTCACGGTTCTGGTGTGGCAGGTGCGCGCGGGACGCATGTCGCTGTTCCTGATCGATACCGACGTGCCCGAGAATACGCCGGAAGATCGTGCGCTCTCTGCGCGCCTCTACGGCGGAGATCAAGAAACCAGGCTCTGCCAGGAATTTCTGTTGGGCATCGGCGGCGTGCGGGTCCTGCGCGCCCTGGGGATGAACCCGGCAGTCTGGCATTGCAATGAAGGCCATTCGGCGTTCTTAACCGTGGAGCGAATCCGCGAATTGGTCGCAGCAGGCCACAGCCATGCCGAAGCGAGTGAGCTGGTCCGGCACAGTACCGTCTTCACCACCCACACCCCCGTCCCGGCCGGACACGACATCTTCCCCTTCCACCTCATGGATCGCTATTTTTCGAACTATTGGGGACAACTCGGGTTGTCCCGTGAAGAATTCCTGCGTCTCGGCGAAACGCCTGACAGCCGGGGGCATGGGTTCAACATGACGGCCCTGGCGATGCGCCTGTCCGCACATGTCAACGGGGTCAGTCGCGAGCACGGCCGCGTGTCCAGACAGATGTGGCAGCACTTGTGGCCGGGCCTGGCGGAAGACCTTGTCCCCATCCGCAGCCTCACCAACGGTATCCATGCGCCCACCTGGATCTCTCCGGAGTCGAATTCCCTCTATGCGAAGTACCTCAGCCCGGAATGGGCGGAGCGGATCGACGACCCGACCATCTGGCAACGGGTCACCGACCTGCCTGACGATGAATTGTGGGACGTCCGGCAAACCACCAGACGAAAACTGATGCGTTTTATTCGTGAACGCGCGCGCGACGGATGGATCCGCGGCCACCTCCAACCGATGCAGGCCATCGCCCGGGGCACCTTACTCGACCCGGAAGCCCTCACCATTGGATTCGCCCGGCGGTTCGCGACTTATAAACGCGCGACCCTCCTATTCCGGGATCTCGAACGCCTCAAACAGTTGCTCCACAATCGGTGGCGGCCGGTCCAAATCGTATTTGCCGGAAAAGCGCACCCGGCCGATGAGCCGGGCCGGTATTTTATCCACGAGGTTCTCAATTTTTGTAACGATCACAAACTGGGTGGACATATCGCCTTTCTGGAAGATTACGACATGCATATGGCGAAATATCTCGTCCAGGGTGTCGATGTCTGGCTGAATACTCCACGAGCACCCCTGGAAGCCAGCGGCACCAGCGGACAAAAAGCTGCGCTCAACGGAGTGATCAACCTCAGCGTACTGGACGGCTGGTGGTCGGAAGGCTACAACGGGGCCAACGGCTGGGGCATCCAGCCGCTCCCGGAGGGATCGGACACCCAGGCGCAGGATGCCCACGATGCCGAACAGTTGTTCCGGCTGTTGGAAGAGGAAGTCGTGCCGCTGTTTTATCAGCGCGATCTCGACGGGATTCCCCGCGGGTGGCTCCAAATCGTCAAAGAAAGCATTAAGACCATTGCTCCTCGTTTCTGCACCAAACGGATGGTCAAGGAATACATGGAGCAAATGTATGCACCGGCCACCACACGTACACCGAATAAATGGTAG